Genomic window (Kosakonia sp. BYX6):
CCAGTCGACCACCGCACCGGCGAAGCTGCCCCAGGCAGCACGGCGAGCGCGGTTGAAGGAAGGCGTCTCCTCATCGGGGCGGGTTGTAATGAGCGTGGAGTCCATAGTTGTCCTGTTCGGTCCTCAGATTTCCAAAATTTTTAGTTATTAAAATAGGGAAAAAGTTACTCACATCGTACGCAGCAAAATAAAAGCCGCTATTGAGACTACAGCGACAACAGGCGGGAGAAAAGTAAAAAAAAGTGCAATGCGGTGGTATCAGAAGGGGCTATATCAGGCAGAACATCCAGAGGTACATAAACAAAACAGCTCCGACAATAATGGGAGCCGTTTTGTTGTCGCTTTTTGGCGATTGATTACTCGATTCCTGGTTTATCAGAGAGATTCCAGCTTTTGCCTTGCCTGACTGGTCAGGCGTTTGATGCCCAATGATTTAGTCATATCAGCAATCCTGTTTTCACTGGTAATACTTCGAACTAACGCCCGTAATTCTTCAACCGGGATCGCATCCACCTGGCGGATATCTTCTTCCGTTGCCGGTAAGCGGTATATGTTCCAGTCGGCTCGTTGAGTTTCAGAAAGCCATGGAGCCTTATCACTAAGGGGCCTTTCCCTTCTGTACGATAGGATAACTGCGAGGTTCCTGACGTATTGGACATACGCTTTCCTCCAAATTAACGCATCGATACAACAACCTTAACTTCTCAAGTCATTTCAGGCCGTATACAGACTAACGCGTTGAAAGGAAAGGGCTCTCCCCCCAAACTTTTAAACTTGACCACCAGGTTACGACAATCAACTGGAAGCGCGCGCCGTAAACTCTTGTTTACGTATTACGTCAACGGTTGATTGTTCAAAAAAATCACTATAGTTGTTATATTGTTGCTCATTGATTATTCACTTCTGCGGTGCCAAAAAGAACAAGATTCACCGCACCCTGGGACAATAAAATAAAATGTTAGACTACCGCTTCCCAACAGCTTTGCAGATGGTCCTCAGCGTAGCGATGGCGGAGCAATCGGGTGAGCGTTCAACGAGTACGATTCTGGCCTACGGTCTGGAAGCTAATCCGAGCTTTATCCGCAAATTAATGGTTCCACTCACGCGTGACGGCATTATCGTCTCAACGCTTGGCCGCAACGGTTCCATTCATCTTGGTCGCCCGGCGGAAAAGATCACCCTGCGCGATATCTACTTTTCCGTCATAGAAGATAAAAAGCTGTGGCCGCCGCGTCCCGACATACCGGCTCGCTGCGTGGTCAGCGCCAACGCTTGCTGGTACTTCAACGCTATCACCGAGCAAGCGGAACAGGCTTCGTTAGAGGTATTAGCTCACCATACCGTGGCAAGCGCGCTGGAAGCGGTCAAAAAAGCCGATACCAGCGGGTGCGATCCGGTGCCTGAAATTGATGCCCAGTATAAAAAAGCGCAATAATTATTCTCTTATTACGAAAAAAAACCGCCTTAACTGTTAAGGCGGTTTTTTGTTATCTGTCACAACCTACGCTGGCAAAACGTCCTTTACCGGTTTGCCGCGCGTAACGAGTTTACGCAGCGTAACGTAAAACACGGGCGTCAGGAACAGACCAAACAGCGTCACTCCCAGCATACCGGAGAACACCGTGATCCCAGTGACGCCGCGCACTTCTGCCCCCGCGCCGTGGCCGAGGATCAGCGGAATCGTCCCGGCAATAAAGGCGATGGAGGTCATGACAATCGGCCGTAAACGCAGGCGGCAAGCTTCCATCGCCGCTTCTATGATTCCTTTCCCCTGGATTTCCAGCTCGCGGGCAAACTCAACGATAAGAATCGCGTTTTTACAAGCCAGCCCCATGAGTACTACCAGACCAACCTGCACAAACACGTTGTTATCGCCACCGGTCAGCCAGACGCCAAACAGAGCCGACAGCATCGTCATCGGGACGATAAGGATCACCGTCAGCGGCAGCGTCCAGCTTTCATACAGCGCCGCCAGCACCAGGAAAGCCAGCAGAACCGCGACCGGGAAAACGATCAGCGCCGTATTGCCCTGAGTGGCCTGCTGGAAGCTCAGGTCCGTCCATTCAATATTCATCCCATTCGGCAGTATTTGCTTTGACATCTCGTTCAGTTGCGTCATTGCCTGCGCGGAAGAGAGTACGCGAGGATCGGCATCGCCAATGAGATCCGCCGCCGGATAACCATTGTAGCGAATCACGGGATCCGGCCCGTACGTGGTACTGATATTCACCATACTGCCGATCGGCACCATTTCGCCCTGATTATTACGGGTGCGCAAATTAGCAATATTTTCCACGCTGTCGCGAAACGGCCCATCTGCCTGCGCTATCACGCGCCAGGTACGCCCGAACTGGTTAAAATCGTTTACATAAGACGAGCCCAGATAGGTTTGCAGCGTACCGAAAAGATCGGTCAGCGACACGCCCTGCGCTTTCGCCTTATCACGATCGACCTGCACATCCAGCTGCGGAACGTTAGCCTGGTAGGTTGAGATTGGGAAATGCATCCCCGGCGTCTGCATAATCGCACCGGACATCGTGCTCACCGCGTTTTGCAGCGCGCCATAGCCAAGACCGGCGCGATCCTGTATGTACAGCGAATAGCCAGAACCCTGACCCAGCCCTAAAATCGGCGGCGGCAAAATGGAGAAACCAAATCCCTGCTGGATTTGTGCGATTTTAGCGTTGATCTCAGCGTTAATTTCCGCCGCAGAATGCTTACGCTGATCGAACGGTTTCAGGCCAAAAAAGACCGTCCCGGTATTCGGCGTGTTGGTGAACTGCAACGCATTAAGCCCTGGAAAAGCGACCGCATAATCCACACCTTCGGTATTCATACCGATTTCGCTCATTTTGCGGATCACCGTATCGGTACGTGCCAGCGAAGAGCCTTCCGGCATTTTCACGCCGCCAATCAAATACAGCTTATCCTGAGTAGGAATAAACCCGCCGGGTACGGCTTTAAACATGACGCCAGCGGTACAGAGCAGCAGCACATAAACAGCAAACACCGCACCACGTCGTCCGAGCGTTTTGCCAACCAGCCGCTGATAGCTGTCCGAGCTACGGTGGAAAAAGCGGTTAAACGGATGGAAAAGCCAACCGAACAGACGATCAATAAGCCGGGTAGGGACGTCTTTCGGCGCGTCGTGCGGTTTTAACAACAAAGCAGCCAGAGCAGGGGAGAGCGTCAGCGAGTTGATGGCGGAGATCACCGTCGAAATCGCGATAGTCACCGCAAACTGTTTGTAGAACTGACCAGTGACTCCGGAGAGAAACGCCATCGGTACGAACACTGCGCACAGCACCAGTGCAATAGCGATAATCGGCCCGGAAACTTCACGCATCGCCTGATGCGCCGCCTGAAGGGGAGCAAGCCCCTCTTCGATATTTCGCTCAACGTTTTCCACCACCACGATGGCGTCATCCACAACGATACCGATAGCCAATACCAGCCCGAACAAACTCAGGGTATTCAGCGAAAAGCCAAGCAGGTAGAGGATGCTGAACGTTCCCACGACTGATACCGGCACCGCGATCAGCGGAATAATCGACGCGCGCCAGGTTTGCAGAAACAGAATCACCACCAGCACAACCAGCATCACCGCTTCCAGCAGAGTTTGCACTACCGCGCGAATGGAATCGCGAACAAAAACCGTAGGATCGTAAGGTGCCGCCCATTTCATATCTTCCGGGAAACGCGTGGCCAGTTCGGCCATTTTGGCACGCACCGCGTTAGACAAATCGATGGCGTTTGCCCCCGGAGACTGGAAGATACCAATCCCAACCGCGTCTTTATTGTTAAGTTGCGAACGCAGCGCATAGCTGCCAGAACCCATTTCTATACGCGCCACGTCGCGCAGGCGCACCAGCGAGCCGTCTTGCGCCGTTTTCAGAATGATATTGCCAAACTCTTCTTCCGTGTGCAGACGACCCTGGGCGTTAATTGAGATCAGAAAATCGCTCTCTTTCGGCAGCGGCTCGGCACCGAGCTGCCCGGCGGAAACCTGTACGTTTTGCTCCTGCATCGCCGTCACCACATCCGAGGCTGTCAACCCGCGCGCCGCCGCCTTATTTGGATCCAGCCAGATGCGCATAGCGTATTCGCCCGAGCCAAAAATCTGAATCTGGCCGACGCCGGGCAGACGCGCCAGTTCATCTTTCACTTTTAGCGTGGCGTAGTTACGCATATACAGTGAATCGTATTTACCGTCGGGCGAAAACAGATGCACCACCAGCGTGAGCGTCGGCGATTGTTTCTGGGTGGTGATACCCAAACGCCGCACATCTTCCGGCAGACGCGCTTCGGCCTGGGATACCCGGTTTTGCACTTGAACTTGCGCCTGATCGGGGTCTGTACCCGGACGGAAAGTGACGGTGGTTACCAGTACGCCGTCGGAACCCGCGACGGATTTCATGTACATCATGTTTTCAACGCCGTTGATCGCTTCTTCCAGCGGCGTCGCCACGGTTTCTGCAATCACTTTCGGGTTGGCACCCGGATACTCTGTGCGCACCTGCACGCTTGGCGGTACGACGTCAGGATATTCGCTGACCGGCAACAGCGGGATGGCGATTAATCCAGTGATAAAAATCAGAATCGACAGCACAGCGGCGAAAATCGGCCTGTCGATAAAAAAGCGGGAAAAGTCCATGTAGTGGATTCTCAGGTAAGGGATCAGTTGAGGGCGGTACTGGCGGTCATGACAACGGTTTTCGCGTTAACCGGCATACCCGGCATAAACACTTTTTGTAAACCATCAACGATGACTTTATCGCCAGGGTTCAACCCTTGCTGCACGATGCGTAAACCGTCTGCCAGACGACCCGGCGTAATATCGCGGCGCTGCGCTTTGCCAGCTTTATCAACGATATAAACATATTTGCGATCCTGATCGGTCAGTACCGCTTTGTCGTCGATAAGCGTGGCTTTGAATTCAGCGCTGCCCGGCAGCCGCACGCGGGCAAAGAGTCCCGGCGTGAATTGACGCTGCGCGTTATCCAATAACGCGCGCATACGTATCGTGCCGGTACTCGGCGTTAACTGATTATCAAGAAAATCCACTTTGCCCTGATGGGGGAAGCCATCCTCGCCAACAAGGCCAATCTCAACCGGTAGCGCCAGGTGACTACTGGACGCACCTTGCCCGCTGCGGGCGAGAGTTTGATAGTGGAGGTAGGTCGACTCGTCCACGTCAAAGTAGACGTAAACCGTCTTCTGCGATACCAGTGTGGTGAGCACGCTGGCGCTGTCTCCAGCGGTGACCAGATTCCCGCTGGTGATCATCGCACGGCTGGCGCGGCCATCGATAGGCGCGGTCACTTTGGTGAAATCCAGGTTAAGTTGCGCGGCGTCAACCGCCGCCTGCGCGGCGTGAACGTCGGCCTGCGCCTGGGCCGCGGTCGAACGGCGCTGCTCCCATTCTTCACGGGATACCACGTTGGTATTGACTAATTTATCGGTACGGTTAGCCTCATTTCGCGCCAGGCTGGCCTGCGTTTTGGCTCTCGTCAACGTCGCCTGCGCCTGTTCCAGCGCGGCGCGATAGGTTCTGTCATCGATAGTGAACAGCACCTCTCCCTTTTTCACCTCCTGGCCGTCGGTGTAATTCACTTTATCAATGTAGCCAGAGACGCGGGGGCGTAGCTGAACACTTTCCACCGCTTCAATCCGACCGTTAAAGCTATCCCACTGACTAATGGATTTTACGACCACGTCGGCGGCGCTGACGGCGGGAGCTTGTGGCGCGGCGTTTTGCGC
Coding sequences:
- a CDS encoding RrF2 family transcriptional regulator: MLDYRFPTALQMVLSVAMAEQSGERSTSTILAYGLEANPSFIRKLMVPLTRDGIIVSTLGRNGSIHLGRPAEKITLRDIYFSVIEDKKLWPPRPDIPARCVVSANACWYFNAITEQAEQASLEVLAHHTVASALEAVKKADTSGCDPVPEIDAQYKKAQ
- the oqxB gene encoding multidrug efflux RND transporter permease subunit OqxB: MDFSRFFIDRPIFAAVLSILIFITGLIAIPLLPVSEYPDVVPPSVQVRTEYPGANPKVIAETVATPLEEAINGVENMMYMKSVAGSDGVLVTTVTFRPGTDPDQAQVQVQNRVSQAEARLPEDVRRLGITTQKQSPTLTLVVHLFSPDGKYDSLYMRNYATLKVKDELARLPGVGQIQIFGSGEYAMRIWLDPNKAAARGLTASDVVTAMQEQNVQVSAGQLGAEPLPKESDFLISINAQGRLHTEEEFGNIILKTAQDGSLVRLRDVARIEMGSGSYALRSQLNNKDAVGIGIFQSPGANAIDLSNAVRAKMAELATRFPEDMKWAAPYDPTVFVRDSIRAVVQTLLEAVMLVVLVVILFLQTWRASIIPLIAVPVSVVGTFSILYLLGFSLNTLSLFGLVLAIGIVVDDAIVVVENVERNIEEGLAPLQAAHQAMREVSGPIIAIALVLCAVFVPMAFLSGVTGQFYKQFAVTIAISTVISAINSLTLSPALAALLLKPHDAPKDVPTRLIDRLFGWLFHPFNRFFHRSSDSYQRLVGKTLGRRGAVFAVYVLLLCTAGVMFKAVPGGFIPTQDKLYLIGGVKMPEGSSLARTDTVIRKMSEIGMNTEGVDYAVAFPGLNALQFTNTPNTGTVFFGLKPFDQRKHSAAEINAEINAKIAQIQQGFGFSILPPPILGLGQGSGYSLYIQDRAGLGYGALQNAVSTMSGAIMQTPGMHFPISTYQANVPQLDVQVDRDKAKAQGVSLTDLFGTLQTYLGSSYVNDFNQFGRTWRVIAQADGPFRDSVENIANLRTRNNQGEMVPIGSMVNISTTYGPDPVIRYNGYPAADLIGDADPRVLSSAQAMTQLNEMSKQILPNGMNIEWTDLSFQQATQGNTALIVFPVAVLLAFLVLAALYESWTLPLTVILIVPMTMLSALFGVWLTGGDNNVFVQVGLVVLMGLACKNAILIVEFARELEIQGKGIIEAAMEACRLRLRPIVMTSIAFIAGTIPLILGHGAGAEVRGVTGITVFSGMLGVTLFGLFLTPVFYVTLRKLVTRGKPVKDVLPA
- a CDS encoding efflux RND transporter periplasmic adaptor subunit; translation: MSLQKSWVNFHLHVLGAMLLSVLLVGCDDGVAQNAAPQAPAVSAADVVVKSISQWDSFNGRIEAVESVQLRPRVSGYIDKVNYTDGQEVKKGEVLFTIDDRTYRAALEQAQATLTRAKTQASLARNEANRTDKLVNTNVVSREEWEQRRSTAAQAQADVHAAQAAVDAAQLNLDFTKVTAPIDGRASRAMITSGNLVTAGDSASVLTTLVSQKTVYVYFDVDESTYLHYQTLARSGQGASSSHLALPVEIGLVGEDGFPHQGKVDFLDNQLTPSTGTIRMRALLDNAQRQFTPGLFARVRLPGSAEFKATLIDDKAVLTDQDRKYVYIVDKAGKAQRRDITPGRLADGLRIVQQGLNPGDKVIVDGLQKVFMPGMPVNAKTVVMTASTALN